The proteins below are encoded in one region of Sinorhizobium meliloti:
- a CDS encoding GNAT family N-acetyltransferase, whose amino-acid sequence MSATIRLLGIDEAEAFRSIRLEALRTEPAFFASSAEDWEKLPDEEWRRRTVGNPVFVAFQDDVPVGIMGLMRQSASKMAHRATLVMVYLRRELRGTGLAKRLLDAVADYARNEGIKQLELAVSADNPAAIRFYHREGFSVAGRIPSGFLHEGREIDDVIMVKRIAD is encoded by the coding sequence GTGAGCGCGACGATCAGGCTGCTTGGTATCGACGAAGCCGAGGCCTTCCGCAGCATTCGGCTGGAAGCGCTGCGGACGGAGCCTGCCTTCTTTGCCAGCAGCGCCGAAGATTGGGAAAAGCTGCCGGACGAGGAGTGGCGGCGCAGAACCGTCGGCAACCCCGTCTTCGTTGCCTTCCAGGACGATGTTCCAGTCGGGATCATGGGCCTGATGCGTCAGAGCGCAAGCAAGATGGCGCATCGTGCGACGCTCGTCATGGTCTATCTGCGCCGGGAACTGCGCGGAACCGGGCTTGCGAAGCGGCTTCTGGATGCTGTCGCGGATTACGCACGAAACGAGGGCATCAAACAGCTGGAGCTTGCCGTCAGCGCCGACAACCCGGCGGCGATCCGATTTTACCATCGCGAGGGGTTTTCTGTAGCCGGCCGCATACCAAGCGGTTTTCTTCACGAGGGTCGGGAGATCGACGATGTCATCATGGTGAAACGCATCGCAGATTGA
- a CDS encoding VOC family protein, protein MSETTVNVRYMVDDVDSAVEWYTKHLGFSLLSNHAPAFADVRRGALRLLLSGPLSSAGRPMPDGERPSPGGWNRIHLIVDDLAVEVERLRAAGVRFRNDVVTGPGGSQILLIDPSGNIVELFQPAVR, encoded by the coding sequence ATGTCGGAAACAACCGTCAACGTGCGTTACATGGTCGACGACGTCGATTCTGCGGTCGAATGGTACACGAAGCATCTCGGCTTTTCGCTTCTCTCCAACCACGCTCCCGCTTTCGCGGATGTCAGGCGGGGAGCCCTGCGGCTATTGCTGAGCGGCCCATTGAGCTCAGCGGGCCGGCCAATGCCGGACGGCGAACGTCCTTCGCCGGGCGGCTGGAACCGGATTCATCTCATCGTCGACGACCTGGCTGTCGAGGTCGAGCGCCTGCGCGCCGCCGGCGTCAGGTTTCGCAACGACGTCGTGACCGGGCCCGGCGGATCGCAGATACTGCTGATTGATCCTTCCGGCAACATTGTAGAGCTGTTTCAGCCGGCGGTTCGCTGA
- a CDS encoding M81 family metallopeptidase: protein MRIFTAALATETNTFSPICIDRRAFEASLYAPPGKHPETPTLCTAPITVGRRVTAQKGWELIEGTAAWADPAGLVNRQTYEDLRDEILGQLRSALPVDAVVLGLHGAMVADGCEDTEGDLLQRVREIVGADVLVCAELDPHSHLTARRAAAADFFVFFKEFPHTDFVERAEDLWRIAIDTLEGRVTPVMSIFDCRMIDVFPTSRDPMRSFVDKLMQIERDDADVLSLSVVHGFMAGDVAEMGTKMLVVTNGKAEKGEALARELGLELFSRRGTYRMPEIDERQAVAQALAAPAGPVVIADMWDNPGGGTAGDATVVLEELIARNATDTAIGTIWDPMAVQICMAAGEDAEIPLRFGAKSGPGTGRPIDGIVKVVKLVRNAEMRFGESFAPFGDAVHIRLHGIDIILNTTRAQSFDPSLFSVMGIDPTSKKILVIKSTNHFFASFSKIASEILYCSAGTPYPNDPARTPYRRARRDIWPMTTDPHGLAGGL, encoded by the coding sequence TTGCGCATCTTCACGGCGGCGCTCGCGACCGAGACGAACACCTTTTCTCCTATCTGCATAGACAGGCGCGCATTCGAGGCATCGCTTTATGCTCCGCCCGGAAAGCACCCCGAAACGCCGACGCTCTGCACCGCGCCGATCACCGTCGGCCGCCGCGTGACCGCGCAAAAAGGCTGGGAACTGATCGAAGGCACCGCAGCCTGGGCGGATCCTGCCGGTCTCGTCAATCGCCAGACCTATGAGGATCTGCGTGACGAAATTCTCGGCCAATTGCGTTCCGCCCTGCCCGTCGATGCCGTCGTTCTGGGCCTGCATGGGGCAATGGTCGCCGACGGCTGCGAGGATACCGAAGGCGACCTGCTTCAGCGCGTGCGCGAAATCGTAGGTGCGGACGTGCTCGTCTGCGCCGAACTCGACCCGCACAGCCACCTCACCGCAAGGAGAGCGGCGGCCGCGGATTTCTTCGTCTTCTTCAAGGAGTTCCCGCACACCGATTTCGTCGAACGCGCCGAAGACCTCTGGCGGATCGCGATCGATACGCTCGAGGGCCGCGTAACGCCGGTGATGTCCATTTTCGACTGCCGGATGATAGACGTCTTCCCCACCTCGCGCGACCCCATGCGCAGCTTCGTGGACAAGCTGATGCAGATCGAGCGGGACGATGCCGATGTGCTGTCATTGTCCGTCGTGCATGGATTCATGGCCGGCGACGTTGCGGAAATGGGCACCAAGATGCTGGTCGTCACCAACGGCAAGGCGGAGAAAGGCGAGGCTCTCGCCCGTGAGCTGGGTCTCGAGCTCTTCTCCCGCCGCGGCACGTATCGCATGCCGGAGATCGACGAACGCCAGGCAGTGGCACAGGCGCTGGCGGCTCCGGCCGGTCCCGTGGTGATTGCCGATATGTGGGATAATCCAGGCGGCGGCACGGCGGGCGATGCGACGGTCGTGTTGGAGGAACTCATTGCGAGGAACGCGACCGACACGGCGATCGGCACGATCTGGGATCCCATGGCCGTGCAGATCTGCATGGCGGCCGGCGAAGACGCCGAGATCCCCTTGCGCTTCGGCGCGAAATCCGGGCCCGGCACGGGGCGGCCGATCGATGGCATCGTCAAGGTCGTCAAGCTGGTGCGCAATGCGGAAATGCGCTTCGGAGAGAGCTTCGCCCCCTTCGGCGACGCCGTTCATATCCGCTTGCATGGCATCGACATCATCCTGAACACGACGCGCGCCCAGAGCTTCGACCCGAGCCTTTTCTCGGTGATGGGCATCGATCCCACGTCGAAAAAGATCCTCGTGATCAAATCCACGAACCACTTCTTCGCGTCATTCTCCAAGATCGCGTCCGAGATCCTCTATTGCTCTGCCGGGACGCCCTACCCCAACGACCCGGCGCGGACTCCCTATCGGCGCGCAAGGCGCGACATCTGGCCGATGACGACCGACCCGCACGGGTTGGCGGGAGGCTTGTGA